In Fructilactobacillus cliffordii, a single genomic region encodes these proteins:
- the dnaE gene encoding DNA polymerase III subunit alpha, with the protein MTYSPLQNISSYSLLQSTTTIPGLIKAAQDQGYQAVALTDHNVMYGAVAFEKEARRQGIKPIIGLTLTLQGEQLTEHQFELVLLAKNQRGYQHLMEISSRAMTQTDVPTLAQVSEWLSNLFVLLPEQSEALSLLEYERSDDAVTAVTHLQQFTDAGSVKIGLPMDLQPTKLEARQRLATQTNAELMALNPVNYLKATDYFDVRVLRSIETGNSLGSIPEQQVIVGEEWLRSQAELEAHYQTTTLQAAVQVNQQVVDECNVEIPKQAPHLPQFQTPNQQSAITYLQELCKQGLKDRLANDVPSEYQQRLQHELDVIDRMGFSDYFLIVWDVINFAHQHHIITGPGRGSAAGSLVAYALRITDVDPIRYDLLFERFLNEERAQMPDIDMDIPDDQRDEILRYVHDRYGDTHVAQIITFGTLGAKQAIRDVGRVFGMRPEQMNQWSAAIPNHLNQTLDHAVQESKKLQNLIADQPLNETLFQTARHLEGLPRHYSTHAAGVILSDQPIVQKSPVQTGNEGLLMTQYSKYYVEDVGLLKIDFLGLRNLSIMANILKTVHDQLDPQFDVTKIDLNDQQTLQLFQAGRTNGVFQFESSGIKNVLRRMHPDRFELIAAVNALYRPGPMENIDSFIKRKNGEEEYHYQNDAIKAILGSTYGIIVYQEQVMQLASTMAGFSLGQADVLRRAMSKKHHQEMESMRARFVSGSVQNGYSQQTAEQTFAYIEQFASYGFNKSHAVAYSKMAVELAYLKVHFPGPFFTALLNSVVGNQVKIRTYIQEAKDDRIAVLAPDINQSQLDFTYQDGAIRFGFRAIKGLRSDFIRALLQARNNDGPFQNLDDLIQQLPPNFRKMEPLQTLAAVGAFDQLGYNRREISDAIPKFISAADLSGSLLASIPGMEVEVAPKDDWPEWKKTNYESEYLGTFLSGHPVERYNELKQARHALRSDELVANQKNVTMVLLVNRVKTIRTKKGQQMAFVTASDQVGEVNLTLFPNLYRDVSEWLQPNRVILVTGDVEERRGLQVVVNQIQLAANVVHQQKTSRQRLFVQILASQEQPELLQQLQSLLKDHPGAVPVILYWARTKKRQQLASIFNVDPNDKLMVQLQALLGTKNVVLK; encoded by the coding sequence ATGACTTATTCACCGTTACAAAACATTAGTTCCTACAGTTTACTGCAAAGTACTACTACAATTCCAGGATTGATAAAGGCAGCGCAAGATCAGGGGTATCAAGCGGTTGCTTTAACCGACCATAACGTCATGTACGGTGCGGTAGCCTTTGAAAAAGAGGCCCGCCGCCAGGGAATTAAACCCATCATTGGCCTAACCTTAACTTTACAGGGCGAACAACTAACGGAACATCAATTTGAATTGGTCTTACTAGCTAAAAACCAACGGGGTTACCAACATTTAATGGAAATTTCCTCACGAGCGATGACTCAGACAGATGTTCCCACGTTAGCGCAAGTGAGTGAATGGCTTTCCAATTTATTTGTGTTGTTGCCAGAACAAAGCGAAGCCCTGTCACTCTTAGAGTATGAGCGGTCAGATGATGCAGTTACTGCAGTGACCCACTTACAACAATTTACCGACGCTGGCTCAGTTAAAATCGGACTTCCCATGGATTTGCAACCGACTAAGTTAGAAGCTCGCCAACGACTCGCCACTCAAACTAATGCCGAATTAATGGCTCTAAATCCAGTTAATTATCTGAAAGCAACTGATTACTTTGACGTCCGGGTATTACGTTCCATTGAAACCGGTAATTCTCTGGGATCCATTCCAGAACAACAAGTAATTGTGGGAGAAGAATGGTTGCGGTCGCAAGCAGAACTGGAAGCTCACTATCAAACCACGACCTTACAAGCAGCGGTGCAGGTCAACCAACAAGTAGTGGATGAGTGCAACGTAGAAATTCCCAAGCAAGCACCTCATTTACCACAATTTCAAACTCCGAACCAACAGTCGGCCATTACCTATCTTCAGGAACTTTGTAAACAAGGACTGAAAGACAGATTGGCTAATGATGTTCCTTCTGAGTACCAGCAACGATTGCAACATGAACTTGATGTCATCGACCGGATGGGATTTAGCGATTACTTTTTGATTGTGTGGGACGTCATTAATTTTGCTCACCAGCACCACATCATTACGGGACCGGGACGTGGTTCAGCCGCTGGTTCGTTAGTGGCTTACGCCCTCCGGATTACCGATGTGGATCCAATTCGTTACGATCTCTTGTTCGAACGATTCTTAAACGAAGAACGGGCGCAAATGCCGGATATTGATATGGACATTCCGGATGACCAACGCGATGAAATTTTACGCTACGTGCATGATCGCTATGGTGATACTCATGTAGCTCAAATTATTACCTTTGGAACTCTAGGAGCCAAACAAGCAATTCGTGACGTGGGGCGGGTGTTTGGAATGCGGCCAGAACAGATGAACCAGTGGAGTGCCGCTATTCCTAATCATTTGAATCAGACGCTCGATCATGCCGTTCAAGAATCCAAGAAACTACAAAATTTAATTGCGGATCAACCGTTAAATGAGACGCTTTTTCAGACCGCTCGGCATCTGGAAGGCTTACCGCGTCACTATTCTACCCACGCAGCGGGGGTCATATTGAGTGACCAACCGATTGTACAGAAGTCCCCGGTTCAAACCGGAAACGAAGGGTTACTGATGACCCAGTACTCTAAGTACTACGTTGAAGATGTAGGTTTGTTAAAAATTGATTTTTTGGGCCTTCGAAATCTGTCCATTATGGCTAATATCCTTAAAACTGTGCACGATCAGTTAGATCCGCAGTTTGATGTGACAAAGATTGATTTAAATGATCAACAGACGCTCCAACTGTTTCAAGCGGGACGAACGAACGGGGTTTTCCAGTTTGAATCCAGCGGGATTAAAAACGTGTTGCGGCGAATGCATCCAGATCGGTTTGAATTAATTGCGGCTGTGAACGCATTGTATCGGCCCGGGCCAATGGAAAATATCGATTCTTTCATTAAAAGAAAGAATGGTGAAGAAGAGTATCACTATCAAAACGATGCGATTAAAGCTATCTTGGGATCAACTTATGGAATTATTGTTTACCAAGAACAAGTTATGCAATTGGCCTCTACTATGGCCGGTTTCTCGCTGGGGCAAGCCGATGTGTTACGGCGGGCGATGAGTAAGAAGCATCACCAGGAAATGGAATCAATGCGAGCGCGGTTTGTGTCGGGGTCCGTGCAAAATGGTTATTCGCAACAAACGGCAGAACAAACCTTTGCCTACATTGAACAATTTGCTAGTTACGGATTTAATAAATCCCATGCTGTTGCTTATAGCAAGATGGCGGTGGAATTGGCATACTTAAAGGTTCATTTCCCAGGTCCGTTCTTCACGGCTCTGCTTAATTCAGTGGTGGGGAATCAAGTGAAAATCCGAACTTACATTCAGGAAGCTAAGGACGATCGGATTGCCGTTCTGGCGCCAGATATTAATCAGAGTCAGTTAGATTTCACTTATCAGGATGGAGCGATTCGCTTTGGATTTCGAGCCATCAAGGGTTTACGTTCAGACTTCATCCGCGCCTTGTTGCAAGCTCGAAACAACGATGGTCCCTTTCAAAATTTAGACGATCTGATTCAACAACTTCCACCTAACTTTCGCAAAATGGAGCCGTTACAAACTTTGGCGGCGGTCGGAGCATTTGATCAGTTGGGATATAACCGGCGTGAAATTAGCGATGCAATTCCTAAGTTCATTAGTGCTGCTGATTTATCTGGTTCACTGTTGGCATCCATTCCAGGAATGGAAGTTGAAGTGGCACCGAAGGACGATTGGCCGGAATGGAAAAAAACTAACTACGAAAGTGAATACCTGGGAACCTTTCTATCAGGACATCCGGTTGAGCGGTATAACGAATTAAAGCAGGCCCGACATGCCTTGCGCAGTGATGAACTAGTTGCTAACCAAAAAAACGTCACGATGGTCCTCTTAGTTAACCGGGTGAAAACGATTCGAACGAAGAAGGGTCAACAGATGGCATTTGTCACTGCTTCCGATCAAGTAGGTGAAGTTAATCTAACTTTATTTCCCAACTTATACCGTGATGTGAGCGAGTGGTTACAGCCGAACCGGGTGATTTTAGTGACCGGTGATGTTGAAGAACGACGTGGATTACAGGTAGTTGTTAACCAGATTCAGTTAGCTGCTAATGTAGTACACCAGCAAAAGACGAGTCGGCAACGTTTATTTGTGCAAATCTTAGCTAGTCAAGAACAACCAGAGTTGTTACAGCAGTTACAGAGCTTACTAAAGGATCATCCCGGTGCAGTTCCTGTGATTTTATACTGGGCGCGAACCAAGAAGCGACAACAATTAGCCTCCATTTTTAACGTGGATCCTAATGACAAGTTAATGGTACAGTTACAGGCATTATTGGGAACTAAAAACGTGGTTTTAAAATGA
- a CDS encoding Nif3-like dinuclear metal center hexameric protein, whose protein sequence is MTTVNEIITRFERFAPLTLKEEGDPTGFQIGRRDAPVHRMMTTLDVRPEVVDEAVQRHVDFIFAHHPVMFRPARNLDLSNPQNDMYAQLLKHDITVYAAHTNLDNAEGGMNDWLATALDLEQTTGLLNHADGSALGRVGDLPQPMTTTELAKLCEARFNLTGLRVVSFNPDQLVHRVAILGGSGGKFYSAALEKQADVYITGDLFYHTAQDLLAAGLQAIDPGHHVESICKPRLRALFNQWKAENQWEIEVLESDLNTDPFRFQ, encoded by the coding sequence ATGACAACCGTTAATGAAATTATTACGCGTTTTGAACGTTTTGCACCCTTAACTCTTAAAGAAGAAGGCGATCCCACTGGATTTCAAATCGGGCGACGGGATGCTCCCGTGCATAGAATGATGACAACTTTGGACGTGCGACCCGAAGTGGTGGACGAAGCCGTTCAGCGCCACGTGGACTTCATCTTTGCTCATCATCCAGTGATGTTCCGTCCGGCCCGTAATCTAGACTTATCCAACCCGCAAAATGACATGTATGCGCAACTTTTGAAACATGACATTACCGTCTATGCTGCGCACACCAATTTGGATAATGCTGAGGGTGGCATGAACGATTGGCTGGCGACCGCGCTTGATTTAGAACAAACAACTGGTTTGCTTAACCACGCCGATGGATCTGCGCTGGGACGGGTGGGTGATTTGCCACAACCGATGACCACCACTGAGTTAGCGAAACTTTGTGAAGCAAGATTTAACCTTACGGGACTCCGGGTGGTTAGTTTTAATCCCGATCAACTGGTTCACCGGGTAGCCATTTTAGGGGGAAGCGGGGGTAAATTTTATTCCGCTGCATTAGAGAAGCAGGCCGATGTGTACATTACGGGTGACTTGTTTTATCACACCGCCCAGGATTTACTGGCTGCGGGATTACAAGCGATTGATCCTGGTCACCACGTCGAAAGCATTTGCAAGCCTCGGTTACGTGCGTTATTTAACCAATGGAAGGCTGAAAATCAGTGGGAGATTGAGGTGTTAGAATCAGACCTCAACACCGATCCCTTCCGCTTTCAATAA
- a CDS encoding DUF2929 family protein, with product MRTIATNLTTIFWGILYGEVIGYIGSALLQTPFNATIALDVAIVGAIVALVGVNALKIVMKP from the coding sequence ATGCGCACAATTGCTACAAATTTAACAACTATCTTCTGGGGAATCTTGTATGGTGAAGTAATTGGTTACATCGGCTCGGCACTGCTCCAGACTCCGTTTAATGCCACGATTGCGCTAGACGTAGCCATTGTCGGTGCCATTGTGGCCCTCGTGGGTGTGAATGCCTTAAAAATTGTAATGAAACCATAA